The genomic stretch GAAGCCTTTGATTTGAAAAATAACAAGTCTGGGATATAACAATGGTATacaacaattttttatattatattttatttggtGGTCGATATACTAaataattttttctctattttgttTAATATGTATTTATATCAAAATaggttaaataatatttatatatcaaaatattaaataataaaaaagaggggaaaaagatgaaaatattttttttactttattctaTTTCATATGTTTATAGACAAGATaaaataatatgatttttattataatattttttaataatataaatattaaataatgagaagaaaaaaataaaaaaagatatatttttttacTCTACCTTGTTTAATATGTCGATGCACCATACTAAAATAATATAACTTTTACTAAAATATTATTCAtagatatataaaataatattattatattaagttGTCCTATGATTTAGTAATGTACAAAAATTCATGTTTTTGTCCAATCTCATGATTAATTTTTACATCAAACAAAGTAAAAAAATCGTTATGTTTAGTCCCTATCAAACTCGTTTATTGTGTCATGCATTATCTTGACCTATTTTGAAAAACGTATGGTAAATTGTATGTCCTATAAATcaaattatgatttaattaattcaatCGATTAGATTAAAGATATTGATAGGCCTAATAAACCACAAAGCCCAATATAAGTCtaaaattgtatttaaaaactAATGAAGACAATTGACTCTAATGAAGACAATTGCCCAACATAATCAATCTATTATCCAACAAAAGTTTTAGTCAAAGACTATATATTAGGTACAACGATACACATCTTAACAGAAACAAAGTTACTATGTAACTCCAAAATAATTGTACTCCAAGACCACATATTTAATAGCAATGCAAccaatgaaaaagaaaataagaaaaacatGATGGTTGAAGAAGTTGACAATATCTTAATATTGAAACTAAGTATGGAAAAAAAAAGTGAGGAATATGTTTCTTCTCCTCTTCCGCAAGTTATAATTTCTTGGAGTTTATTGTTGATTGTTATTAACATTGGTAGAAACATTATTCTCATACCTTCTATCTAGTCTTTTCATAATCCTGCTAAAATTCTTTGCAAGCACAACAATAGATTCTGCAATCTTTTTATCAGTGACATTGGATACTTGATCAATGACATTGGCTTTAAACACCACTTCTTTGCTTTTCTTCTAAAGCTTGTCCTTAATATCCATCTCAAAATTGAACAAAGAGCCaaataactcattcaattttatTGTGAAAACATCTTCAATGATAATAACCTTCATCTCAAATCTCTTCGGTAGAGATTTCAGAACCTTTCTCACAAGCTTCTTTTCTAACATATTTTCTccgagagaaaaaaaattattgacaATGTCACGGAGACGAAcattaaaatcaataaaactttCATCCTTAAGCATCTTCAGGTTCTATTTGGAAGTTTTCTCATGAGCCACCTCAAGAGTCTTTCATGTCTCTTTAGCATTGATGCAGGTGTTAATGATTTTGAAAATGTTCTGGTTAACTCCATTTTAAATAGAATTAAGAGCACAAGAATTTCCAAGAGCACATTTATCTTCAGCGGGTTCTCAATCCTTTTCAGGTTTCATAGATTTAGAACTATCGTTATTTTTAAACGTGGGACGTGTCCATATATTGAAAACAGCTTTCCAGGTCTTACCATCCATGAACTTGAGAAAAAACAATCATGTGAGCATTCAAGTAATTAGTCCAATCAAGACTTGGTGGACGTTTAACAAACCCTCGTTCCTTGATATTGATGATCTAAACCGGAAAAGGTTAGTCACACTAGAatacaacaaaatggagtagagTGTCCTCTCTAATGTCAATTGAAATTTAGTTTGATGAGAGACAAGATGTCACATACAATATTGATACAATGTGTGGGACAAGATGGTCTGAATTAATAGATGAACAATTaaatatagaaataaataaaatacacaagtaattgtttacccagtcTGGTGCACTTGCCATATACATCTAAATGGTACTAGTCCAGTGGAAAGAAAATACACTAATAAAAGTAGTTAATAATATACAACGATCTTATATGAACAATTCACAGTTCAAAGTCATTTTTCTATTACTACCCATGAATTTCAACACAGACTCCCCCAAAATCTAAGACCTCCTCACATCCACTAACATACTCTCACAAGTGTTTGTAAGTCTGAacaataaaaacatgataaatttCACAAATAAAAACCCAAATTATATCTCTCACTGAATGATGGTTAATAACATAAAGTTTTACACAAACAAAACACACTTTGTTTCTTACTCAACAAGCCTCACAATATAACAACTCAGAatgtgtgtgttttatatattttctactaGGAGAAACTATCTCTTTATAAAGTAGTTAATCGGGATAAAAGGTCCATTAGAATTTCCAAAGCAAACGCACAGAAAATCCAATCCTTACTCAATAAAATCACGAAGAATCTGGAACAAAAGAATATACGATCCAAATATGATTTATTTCCATAAGATTGCGCAGAATATGGAACAAaggaaatatttctaaaaataatgcATCAGAAGATAACGACGTCAAGATATATCAACAACTTGTGTGACATCTTGTTTAACATTTTgctgataaaaataaatcaatctaTATGTAAAAATGTTGTTACTCCTTCGAGAGAATGAGATCAAGACTTTTTTAGGAATACTCTTATAAACAAGTTCATCAAATTTTTGTCATTCCTACTCCTACTAACACGAATGTACCCGACTCTTACTAACACGGATATACCCGATTCTGTTGGTTGGGAAAGGACTAATACTCCCCCCTTTACTATCCAAAGGGTTTACCACACACAAACACAAGGATATTATTTCAGTTGGGCAACAATGGAAAGAGATGATGGATTAGAAGGGTCTAGATATAATTCAGGATTTCATGTGGATGTGAGCTCAAATTTTGCTATGGTTAATTCCTTTATCTctcattaattttttttgaattggaAGAATTAGATTTCCAAGAACATCACAAAGCATATTCAAGGTACTCATTGTTGGAACAAGCACAAAACCTTGTATGTGAATCAATGGAGGTGATGGATAATTTTGGTGAAATTGGAGGATTGGGGAAGATCAAGTTTAGAGAGAATAGAGATTAATTGAGAGGGTAAAAAATCATATGGCATTAATTCATTCAACATGTTACAAAATGTATATATAGTGCCTACTAACACTAAACAAAGTAACAAAcaaaagctaaacaaaaacaacctaAAAACAGAAATATTTTTCTAGTTTTTCCTGCAGTATTCTGACAGCTTTTCCAAAATAGCTTCTCAAATAAGCTATtctccaaaaacacttcaaaaccaATTACACTGCATTTGGCTTATTCTAATCATCCAACACACCACCTTAAGTCAAATGCTCAATGTTCTTCATGCCCAACCTCACCACGAGTCGCTTGAAAACATCATTCGTAACCGTTTTCGTCAACAAGTCCGCGACCTGTTCTTCACTTCTGCAGTAGCTCAAACATAACTGTCCAGAACTTACTAAATCTCTCAAGTAATGGAATctcatctcaatatgcttgctcctCCCATGTGCTATGGGATTCTTAGCAAGGTTGATGGCTGAAACATTGTCCACCAACAGTAGAACAGCTCCTCTCGTGTTGCTGTCCAGCTCACGCAGCAGGTTCACTAGCCACACAGCTTGGCATGCACATAACAAAGCTGCGATATACTCCACCTTACAAGAAGAGAGAGCAACCACCGGCTCCTTTTTAGAACACCAAGAGATTGGTGCTCCTCCGAACATAAAAACATAACCGGCTGTTGATTTCCGATCGTCCTTATCTCCGCACCAACTGGAGTCGGTGTATCCGAGTAATTCACAACTTTTTCCCATGTCACTTGCAGGAAATAAAATCCCACAGCCAAGAGTACCTTTCACACATCTAAGGATCCTCTTAACCGCTGCCAAGTGTGATACCTCCGGCCTCTCCATGAACCTACTTGCAATACTGACACTAAACGCTAAATCTGGCCGCGTATTGCACAAGTAACGCAATGATCCTATCAATCTCCGGTATTGAGTAGGATTCACATCTTGCTCATCTTCACTCTTGGACAGCTGAACGTGCCTCGGCTGGTGTTGTGGCAGCATTGCAATGCTCCATATCACACCTCTTCAAGATCTCCATTGCATACCTCTTTTGATGCATGAGCAGCCCCAACTTTGTCTTTTGGAACTCTATGCCTAAGAAGTATTTCATTGTGCCAAGATCACTCATTTCAAACTCCCTcataagctcttctttgaacTTTGAAATGTAACTTTCACAGCTGCCCGTAATCAATAAATCGTCCACATAGAGACAAAGTATGATTACTCCTTCGCTTGCATCCGACTTCACATAAACACCATGTTCGGATACGCACTTCTTGAAACCAATGTTTATAAGAAAACCATCTATGtgtttgttccaagctcttggagcttgtttcaaaccatagagTGCCTTCCTTAACTTGTAGACTCTTGCCTCTTGATTTTGAATCAAAAAACCAGGTGGCTGTCCAACATAGACCTCCTCATCAAGTGGACCATTCAAAAATGCCgatttgacgtccatttgatataaCGGCCAGTTGTTGTTGTTAGCTATCGCAACAACTAACCGGATGGTTTCATGCCTTGCTACCGGTACGAACACCTCATCAAAGTCTATCCCTTCCTTTTGCAAAAATCCCTTTGCAACTAATCGAGCTTTATGCTTGATTATTTCACCTTTCGGATTCGCTTTCACCTTGAAGACCCACTTCACACCAATTGTCTTTTTTCCTTTCGGTAAGTCAACCAACATCCAAGTATTGTTTTTCTCAATCGATTCAAGCTCTTCCTTCAttgcattcatccattttggatCGCTTAATTCCTCCTCCATATTCACCGGTTCGGATTCGGCCATTAAAGCGAAATGGATGAGATCACCATCATGATTGATCTCGCTGTCACGGAATACCTCACAATCTCGGAGTCTTTGAGGCATACCTCTCTTCCTCGTTGGTCGTCTATTCGTTTCACCATCCTCCAATGCGAATGGTTGCTATCCAGGATCATTAATAGGCTGGAAATTCAAATTTCCTCCCAGGAAATCAATTTCTGGGCCTGAATTTTGACTTCCAGCAGCACCAGGCGGCTCTGTCACGGACTGGAAATCGATTACCTCAtttggtaaatcgatttcctatacAGAAACAGCAGAAATTTTGCTGTCAAACGTCCGGATTTTGTCCACAATCACGTCCCGACTTACCACAATCCTCTTGCTACTCATATCAAACAATTTGTAGCCTCCGGTAGGATGATATCCAACAAGTAACAACTTCTCACCCTTATGATCAAGCTTCTTTCTAAGCTGTCCCGGAATGTGTCGAAACACAACCAAACCGAAAACGCGCAAGTGACTCAAACTCGGTTTGAATCCGGACCATACCTCTTCTGGAGTTATCTTTTCCAGCTTCTTTGTCGGACACCTATTCAACAAATAGGCAGCTGTAGATACCGCTTCACCCCAAAGCTCTTTCGGTAAATTTTTGCCTTTTAACATGGTTCGTACCATGTTCATGATTGTCCGATTTTTTCTCTCCGCaatgccattttgttgtggagtgtaGGGAGGCACCACCTCACGGATTATCCCCTCATCATTGCAATAGCTCATAAACTCACCGGATGTGAATTCACCACCACCGTCCGTTTTGAGAGTTTTGAGCCTTTTACCGCATTGGCGCTCAACCATTGACTTAAACCGTTTGAACACTTCAAACACCTCATCCTTCCTCTTAATGAGGTAAATCCATAACTTCctactaaaatcatcaataaacgtGACAAAGTGTCGATTGCCACCATAGGAGTTGATTTGCATCGATCCGCATACATCagaatacaccacctcaaggtgatgCTTGGTCCTATGACCCGCATCCTTGCTGAAATTACTCTTGTGTTGCTTCCTGTGAACACACTCTTCACATATTTCAGTTGGAATATTAATCCTTGGCATCCCGGACACCATACCATGTCTTTGTAACGCGTCGAGATCATGAAAGTTGAGATGACCGAGACGGTAGTGCCATAACCATTCCTCACGACTTGCAGCAGTAGCTAAGCACCTATGCTCCAGAACTTTCAACTCAATCTTGAAAGTTCTATTGGCAGCCATAGGAGCCTTAAGGATCAAAACACCGTTTTGGTCCAAAACGCGCAAAACCTTGTTTTCCATGCGAACCGTGTAATTCCTTTCAAGCAATTGGCCAATACTTAAAAGATTACATTTGATTCCAGGAATATACAATACATCTTTGATCAAGGAATGACCACCATCCCTTCTCATGATCAAAACATCATCGACACCATCGGCCACTAAAGTCGTGTTATCCGCGAATCTCACTCTACTTCGCGTGGCTTGATTGATCTTCACGAACCAACCCTTTCTACCCGTCATATGAGTCGAACAACCAGAATCCTAGTACCACTCATCATTGCCTTGAACTCCATCTCGAACCGTTACCAATGCGTTTTTCTCCGAATGCGTTCTCTGCATTGTTTCCGTACTGCAGTAGTTGCTATCCAGCAACTTTCTACTGTTGTCCATGCAATTATTCTCCTCCGTAATCACCACAAGAAGTGTGCTATTAATTATCATCATCCACTTCTTGCCTAGCAACCTTAGCTTCATCTGCATCACTCTTTTTGCGCTTGAAACGACAATCTCTTGAGAAATGTCCAAGCTTTTGACAATTGTAACATCTCTTGGTACTTTTGTCGAGCGGCTTGTAGTTGCCTTGACTACCATCCTTGGAGGTTCCTTCTCCTCTCTGTGCTCTTGAATTTTGTGGATTTTTTCAGCAAAATTCTGGAAATTCTTCTTATCTCTGGaagaccatttccctttcgaTCTCTTATTCTTCTCATTGAAACGAGCTTGCAAAGCCACTTCCTCTTTTGCCTTATCATTTCCTCTTTCATCCATCCTTTGTTCATGGGCCTCCAATGAACTTTGTAGTTCATCCTTCATCATGGTCTTGAGATCCTTCGATTCTTCAATCACAACAACAATGTTGTCGAATCTTGCCGTTAAAGAACGCAACACCTTCGACACAATGTTTTCCTCCGAAATCGACTCACCGCAAGCCTTCATTTGATTCACCAAACGCGTCACATGCGTTATGTAATCGTTGACcgtttccttctcttccatttgAAGTAATTCAAAttgcctcttgtgagtttgtaacctcaccacctTCGCTTTGTCAACTCCCGCATACGCCTTCTCGAGTATATCCCAAGCTTTCTTCGCCGAGTCACAATCACCAACCTTTTCGAAGTTGTCTTCATCGATGCAAGAATGTATCAAGAAGAGAGCCTTGaagtctttcttcttctcttctttgtgaGTGGCTTGTTGGGCAGCTGTAGCCTCTTCAACAAGAGGGGTAACACCAGTAGTAATCACATCAAGCACGTCTTGGTAACCAAACAAAACTTTCATTTGTTTGCACCATTTGTTGTAGTTCTttgaatcaagaatgggaagatTGGTGGGGATCTTGTCGTTTGAAACGGACATTGCAGCGGAATAGGATCgtaaccaaagctcttgatgccaaatgttggaacaAGCACAAAACCTTGTATGTGAATCAATGAAGGTGATGGATAATTTTGGTGAAATTGGAGGATTGGGGAACATCAAGTTTAGAGAGAATAGAGATTAATTGAGAGGGTAAAAAATCATATGGCATTAATTCATTCAACATGTTACAAAATGTATATATAGTGCCTACTAACACTAAACAAAGTAACAAAcaaaagctaaacaaaaacagcctaaaaatagaaatatttttctggtttttcctGCAGTATTCTGGCAGCTTTTCCAAAATAGCTTCTCAAATAAGCTATtctccaaaaacacttcaaaaccaATTACACTGCATTTGACTTATTCTAATCATCCAACACTCATGACTCATGGTGAAGAATGGGCATGATATTTATGATTGTTAGATGGAATGGAATGTCTAGACTTGAAAGAACAAACCTATTTTTTAGGAAAGTTTTCAGCGACCACTTGATCATACCTTTTGTTATATCAATTCATGCAAGTTACTAGTTCACTCACCGCTTCAAGAAACTTTTATTATTGAATTTTGCTCGACCAATCAACACATATTAGAAGATATTTACACATTTCATTAAAAAATTGCCTAAAActagtatattattattatatatgttaCTCAATTTAGTAGTGATAAATAATATGTTAGGTATGCAAATAGGGAAAATGCACAAAGATGTTCTTAGTGGAATGCGTTGGtttgatttcttttataaaataaaatctttGAAGAAAGATCTTCCTCTAGTTCAATTGACCTAGAACGAAAGGATTCAAGTAGGTTTGTCTAAAATAGGAGAAATATTCATCCAACGATGGAAGTTATCTTCTAGAACAATTGAGAAGAATTCATGTGATTCACGTTTGAATGTGATTATAATTGTTTAACTTAAAAATTATTTGTTTGTTGATTTTGActgacattttaaaaaaatttaaatgtaaaCAAATATCCTAATACATTGTACTATTGATTAACCTCGAAACATGAGATGATGTGACGTAACCTGTGGTAAGACAAACATGAATATCATCGTGTTTTAAAACAGTGGACTAACCGTTACAAGTTTTATCTCTATCTACAAATTGTTGAATGCCTCTTTTATCCATTTCATCCAATTGTGTTTTTGTCTCCCTAACCTCCCTTATCGCTTATGCTACATTGTTATTGGGCTCCTATAAATATTTATGGACTAGACTGGCAAGTTATTACATATTCCCCATCCATATTAGGTTATCTCCATCACGATGGAATGCCTTTCAACCTTTCGACTTAATGTCTGAAAACAAAATGCCCCTACTATGAAGGAACTTGACCTCTTTCCAGTAACGCATGATCCAAGTTGTGTCCTCACCTTAGCTCTTCCTATCTCTAAGGGTGAATGTCTTAGTGGGATTCAACGAATTGGCACACAGTCTTTGGCTCCCAAAAGAGCCTCAAAGGCTTCTACTTCGAGGAAGAGGAGCAATATGTTTACAAATGtagtttttttctctttctctatctatttatatttattatttaagagAAAAGGTTTGATTTGTTTGAGCTAATAGACTATCTTTCTCCTTTTTTTCAAGTCCAAGTTGAGCCCTATCCTTCAATCTGTGATGCGGTTTGACCATCTTACTAGGCAAGAAAGTCGACATGCTTTGTCTTCATCGACATCACATATTCTTGATGGTGAATCGATGCTAAATCCTATCGATGTTGATATTTTGGCAGTGGATCGACCATCTTCGTCAGCAATGAATGGTGTTGTGGACACTACACTAGCACTTGGGATTCCAGGATCAACCACTCATAGTTTTTCTAGAAATAGAGGGGGACATGGACAATATAATCTACAGTTGACACTGTGATGTGAATGCCTCATTTAAGACTATGGAGGtccttataacttattttgtaatCTTTCTCTTGTGGATCGGCTAGGTAGTCAATCTTTGTAGCTACCCTTTTAAAATATCAATTGAATTTTCGTATGGACTTTCAATACTCGGTCACATGGTAAGGTAGCGCTTCTTTAGATATTTTGCATTGATGGTTCTATTAAACTATTTGTATTTCATATTTACTACTTGATATGTTTCTCCATCGTATATCTTACTAATCATGAAAAACCCACTCCAATTCCATGACAATTTATTCGAACTtaaagatccttgatcccaatctaaaaaatagtttttcaaCATGTCTCAcctcttattttaaaatttaatttgtatatttagtttttatttttatattgtcaATAAACTATAACTGTTAgatgattaaaaatattttttatatgtatacaaaataaaaataatcactaaaactCCTACAAAATTGTGAGTACTAAAGTTAAAGTTTTAGTTATGTTCATTTTAAAGTCTCGTATATAAATGATTATAGTTTTCTGGCAATATAACTTTTTTTACATTAATAATGCGtaactagtaagatacccgtgcttccgcatgaataaatttatttaatatcatataaaatgtatttagacacatgtaaatttgaaatgaatgaCTTAATTTGAAATGACATCTTGTTTAACATTTTGctcataaaaataaatcaatctaTATGTAACAATGTTGTTACTCCTTCGAGAGAATGAAATCACGACTTTCTTAGGAATACTCTTATAGACAAGTTCATCAAATTTTTGTCATTCCTACTCCTACTAACACGGATGTACCCGACTCGACTCTTACTAACACTGATATACCCGATTCTGTTGGTTGGGGAAGGACTAATACTCCCCACTTTACTATCCAAAGGGTTTACTACACACAACACAAGGATATTATTTCAGTTGTGCAACAATGGAAATAGATGATGGATTAGAAGGGTCTAGATACAATTCAGGATTTCAATTTCATGTGGATGTTGGCTCAAATTTTGTTCTGGTTAATTCCTTTATCTCTCAttacattttttgttttttgaattgtAAGAATTAGATCTCCAAGAACATCACAAAGCAGATTCAAGGTACTCATGAATCATGGTGAAGAATGGACATGATATTTATGATTGCTAGATGGAATGTCTAGACTTGatagaacaaaactatttttttaggaAAGTTTTGAGCGACCACTTGATCTTACCTTTTTTTAATATCAATTCATGCAAGTTACTAGTCCACTCACCATTTCAAGAATCATTTATTGAATTTAGCTCGACAAATCGACACATATTGGAAGATATTTAcacatttcataaaaaaattgccTAAAActagtatattattattatatatgttaCTCAATTTAGTAGTGATAAATAATATGTTAGGTATGCAAATAGGGAAAATGCACAAGGATAATCTTAGTGGAACAGGAATGTGTTGGTTTGAtttcttatataaaataaaatctttGAAGAAAGATCTTCCTCTAGTTCAATTGACCTAGAACAAAAGGATTCAAGTAGGTTTGTCTAAAATAGGAGAAATATTCATGCAACGATGAAAGTTATTGTTGTATGATAAGAAGATTTTATAACCATTAAACTGTAAATaagtaaaattttataaaatatttatcgttttaaataatagttaaataagattttagatttttttattatcataattGGATTGTGGCGAATCTATAAAGAGCCtccaaatatataaaattattaagaATAAGTGAAATCATCTTATTGGAATGTAAGATATATAAGAGTTCATTATAAATAAGTCATTTCGGTGCCCTTTGTCATAGTTGGAGATACTTTCAATTAAAAGTAAGTTTGTTTTaccttttaaaaatgatttttttttaataaaaacaatttaGTAAATAAAAGATGCAAACTTCAATCTTAGCTGAGAAAGCTCCGCAAATGTTCTTAAATTTTTCTTAAATATATACCACCAAAAATTGATATTCTAGAATTTCCTCTTAAAACTCTATATGTGTTGcacttaattgaattaaaattaaaaaaaaaacaccaattaatttaaatgattttaGGTGCGGAATGAGGTCGACATTTGATGTCAAAGCATTTGATAATTGTAAATTCATTAATTGAAGAGTACATGTGCCCGTTGAAATAGTAAAgtattgaatatttttattttaaaaagggtTAAATGGCTTCCACCCCCCTGTaatagtagcgagatttgattttccaccctattaaaaaaaaatttgtcctGGCCCCTTAACAAAAAAAGATTCCAAAATGAAAAACCTTATGGAGCCAGATTCTCTCAATTTAGCATACGTGGACAGAATGTTCATGTTGATGTGGCATGGGGTGACACGCCGGCACTTTGCATTTTATAATTAGGGCCAATTGCAGGAAATCCCCAAATCACCGTCTTCTTCATAAGGTACCTCCATATCACCATATCCCTAAATCACGATTCTTCCAGATTTGTACCTCCATATCACCATCTTCTTCACGCTTCTTCATTTGTTGCATCACCTTCTTCAAACTTCTTCCTCCATTGCATCGTCTTCTTCGTACCAAATGTCTTCTAGCAAAAGTGTCGTTAGCTGCAACTCCTACCATTCGAATGTTCCTACATGTGGATGTAGTCGTCCTATGAAGATGTGGGTAGCTAACACCGTAAAAAATCGCAACCGAAAATTCTAGAAGTGCAGAAATGCAGGGGTAAGTCATAATGTATAAATCGTATCTATTGTATTTGCTGGGTTTAAGTCGTAATCTGGAGAGaagaattattttgttatttaagtCGTGATCGTATTGTATTGTCGTTGCAGATGGACAATAGTTGTGACCTTTTTGCTTGGGATGATGAAATCACACCTTCAAAACAAGTATGCAAACATTGTGAGTTGGCAAAAATGAAGAATGAGTTAGTAGAAGCAATGCTGGAAAAATCCAAGGTGAAGCAGGCTCATTTAAAGAGAAGAATTTCCCAACTGAAAGTGATGTTGGTGATGTCTTGGATTGTAATGGGTGTATTGTACACTTATATGTAATGTAATGTGTGTTGTTCAAAATTATGTGTAATGATTTGTAATGATGTGTACTGATGTGTTTGCTCAATCAATGATAAAAGGTCTTATATTTTAGTGAAAAGTTTGGTTTAAAATGTGTCTGCCATATTTCAGTATAACATAGGAGACATAACCATTGTTCCATTGTTCCAAAATAACAGAAATTTGTTAACAAGATTTAGTTTAACAGGTCTTACATATCAAAATAACCATTGTTCCAACATCAACCAAATTCATAATTCAGTACAACCAAAAAACTTAATCATTgtaccaacataaaacataaccaTTGTACCAACACAAAACATAAGTAAAAAACAAATGTTCACTAGCTAATTACATAACTAGGACATATCAGCATCTAAAAACTTAACACTTcttctttaatttcttctttcCACGCTTTGAGTCATCATCATTTTTGTCTTCATCAGTTATAGTCATTGGCTGATCTGGATTAGCACCTGGCCCTATGATTGGTTTCTTAAACCAAAACAATTTATGTCTTTCACTTGTCCTCCTTTTGATATGCTTCTTAGGTGACATCTTTGCCTTACCTTTCCTTTGTGCATTGCCATTCACAGAAGAACATTGGGTAGAGTTAATCTCTGGAAGGCTTGATAGCAGTTCATCAGTGATGGCTCCAAAAAAATCAGTGTTGACTTGTGTTGAGCCATTATCTGCAGGTTCTTGTACATGTTCAGTTTGTGGTTCAGCATGTATCTGCCCTTCAGCCTGCCCTTCAACCTGCCCTTCAGCTTGCCCTTCAGCCTGTCCTTCAGCTTTCCCTTCAGTCTGAACTTCAGATAGCCCTTGAGTCTGAACCTCAGATGTACCAGTTTGAACTTCCACTTTCACTTTCCTCTTCATCAGTCAAAAACAGAAATTGTTAACTCAATATACATATTTGGATTTGTTATTTCAACATACATGTTAAGTATAGTAG from Vicia villosa cultivar HV-30 ecotype Madison, WI linkage group LG4, Vvil1.0, whole genome shotgun sequence encodes the following:
- the LOC131596811 gene encoding secreted RxLR effector protein 161-like; this translates as MLPQHQPRHVQLSKSEDEQDVNPTQYRRLIGSLRYLCNTRPDLAFSVSIASRFMERPEVSHLAAVKRILRCVKGTLGCGILFPASDMGKSCELLGYTDSSWCGDKDDRKSTAGYVFMFGGAPISWCSKKEPVVALSSCKVEYIAALLCACQAVWLVNLLRELDSNTRGAVLLLVDNVSAINLAKNPIAHGRSKHIEMRFHYLRDLVSSGQLCLSYCRSEEQVADLLTKTVTNDVFKRLVVRLGMKNIEHLT